The Pontibacter sp. SGAir0037 DNA segment GCAAGAGTCTTTTCATATTATAATTTCTTACACACATAATGAGCAAAATTACCATCAGTAGCTTCGAAGAGTTTTTAGAGTTTGAAGGCAAAGAAATAGGCTATTCAGATTATCACACGATTACACAGGAGCAGATCAACCTTTTTGCTGATGCTACTTTAGACCATCAATGGATTCACCTGGATGCAGCACGAGCAGAAAGAGAATCACCATTCAAATCAACCATTGCGCATGGATACCTGACGCTTTCGCTACTGCCTTACCTCTGGTCGCAGATAGTAAGCATAGAAAACCTGAAGATGCAGGTAAACTATGAAATTGAGAGTTTGCGCTTTAACCAGGCAGTAGCTGTAAATGCCAACGTAAGACTTCGGGCAAAGCTTTTATCTTTAAAAGACCTGAGAGGCATTTCGAAAGCACAGCTGGAAGTTAGCCTCGAAATCGAGCACCAGAAAAAGCCAGCCTTTACCGGTGTTATTACCTTCCTTTATCATTTCAACCCGAAATTATAAAATAAATCTATCATATTCAGTAGGTTAACAAAACGAAGAGTGCTGCTTCTGAAACCTTATACCGTTTGTGCGTAATAGGGTGAATGCACCTCCATTTTCTCGGCCTGTACAGGTACAGGCTTTTATGGCTTTTAATCTTGTGTTTTAACATGGGCTGTGCCAGGAAAGGACTATACCATACGTCCCCACTGGCAGGGGACCCGCAGATGCTATTAACAGCAGATAGTGTCATTGTACAGGCTGGGAAACACTATAGGCGTAGTGGCTTTCACCGCTTGGTTTTTGGCAGGCACTACCGGGAAGTTTGGTATGCTCCCGTTAAAGCCAGAGTACTACACCTGGATAAAGAAAAAGGCGGCCTGACTGTAGTAAAGCAAGGGGGCAGCATGCAAACTCTGAGCCTTACTTTAAACGACAGTGCGGGTGCAGCCTATGCCCTGCGCTCTGTCGATAAAGATCCTTCAGGCGGACTCTCTCCTTTTCTGCAGAAAACTTTTGCAGCGGATTTTCTACGCGATCAAACAGCCGCGCTGCACC contains these protein-coding regions:
- a CDS encoding MaoC family dehydratase, with amino-acid sequence MSKITISSFEEFLEFEGKEIGYSDYHTITQEQINLFADATLDHQWIHLDAARAERESPFKSTIAHGYLTLSLLPYLWSQIVSIENLKMQVNYEIESLRFNQAVAVNANVRLRAKLLSLKDLRGISKAQLEVSLEIEHQKKPAFTGVITFLYHFNPKL